The Marivivens sp. LCG002 genome contains a region encoding:
- the pcaH gene encoding protocatechuate 3,4-dioxygenase subunit beta has translation MSQGYYPRDLDWHPDAYTPQYKTSILRSPQKARIGLEGTITENTGPVFGHNMLGEFDNNLIINYAQPGESAQGERIMVHGYLLDEEARPVRGALIEFWQANAGGRYRHKKDQYLAPLDPNFGGCGRTISGDDGYFQFFTIKPGPYPWPNGVNDWRPAHIHFSVFGAAFAQRLITQMYFEGDPHIAICPIVNTIKDPDAIDRLTARLDMHNTRPMDMRAYRWDIVLRGKRSVKFDNRLEGN, from the coding sequence ATGAGCCAAGGATATTATCCCCGCGATCTGGACTGGCATCCGGACGCCTATACCCCGCAATACAAGACGTCGATCCTGCGGTCGCCGCAAAAGGCCCGCATCGGGCTCGAAGGCACGATCACCGAGAACACAGGCCCCGTCTTCGGCCACAATATGCTTGGCGAATTCGACAACAACCTGATCATCAACTACGCCCAGCCCGGCGAAAGCGCGCAGGGCGAACGCATCATGGTGCACGGCTATCTCCTTGACGAAGAGGCTCGCCCCGTGCGCGGCGCCCTGATTGAGTTCTGGCAGGCCAACGCTGGCGGTCGCTATCGCCACAAGAAGGACCAATACCTTGCCCCGCTCGACCCGAACTTCGGAGGCTGCGGGCGGACAATCTCGGGTGATGACGGATATTTCCAATTCTTCACCATCAAGCCCGGTCCCTACCCTTGGCCCAATGGCGTGAACGACTGGCGACCCGCCCATATCCACTTCTCGGTTTTCGGGGCTGCCTTTGCCCAGCGCCTCATCACCCAGATGTATTTCGAGGGCGACCCCCATATCGCCATCTGCCCGATCGTGAACACGATCAAAGACCCCGATGCCATCGACCGTCTCACGGCGCGTCTCGATATGCACAACACCCGCCCGATGGACATGCGGGCTTATCGTTGGGACATTGTGCTGCGCGGCAAACGCTCGGTGAAATTCGACAACCGTCTGGAGGGGAACTGA
- the pcaG gene encoding protocatechuate 3,4-dioxygenase subunit alpha: MPYAPKLKESASQTAGPYVHIGCVPTFAGLEGMYGGNDLGKTMITGAAQGERITIQGTVFDGAGNPLKDAMLEIWQADANGIYNSPEDGRPCDPHFTGWGRQPADGETGEYRFETIKPGVTLFRDGKTPQAPHIHVWVVARGINLGLNTRIYFEDEAEANAKDPVLSRIEAQNRVQTLIAKKSGSAYRFDIYLQGDNETVFFDV; encoded by the coding sequence ATGCCCTACGCTCCCAAACTCAAAGAAAGCGCCTCGCAGACCGCAGGCCCCTATGTCCACATCGGCTGCGTTCCGACCTTTGCGGGTCTGGAGGGCATGTATGGCGGCAACGATCTGGGCAAAACCATGATCACGGGCGCAGCACAGGGCGAAAGGATCACCATCCAAGGCACCGTCTTTGATGGCGCAGGCAACCCGCTCAAGGACGCCATGCTCGAAATCTGGCAGGCGGACGCGAACGGTATCTACAACTCGCCCGAGGACGGTCGCCCTTGCGATCCGCATTTCACAGGATGGGGCCGCCAGCCCGCAGACGGTGAAACGGGCGAATACCGTTTCGAGACGATCAAACCGGGGGTAACGCTCTTTCGCGACGGCAAAACGCCCCAAGCGCCGCATATCCACGTTTGGGTGGTGGCGCGCGGGATCAACCTTGGCCTGAATACGCGTATCTATTTCGAGGACGAGGCCGAAGCGAACGCCAAGGACCCCGTCCTAAGCCGGATCGAGGCGCAGAACCGCGTTCAAACCCTCATCGCCAAGAAATCGGGAAGCGCCTACCGCTTCGACATCTACCTTCAGGGTGACAACGAAACGGTCTTCTTCGATGTCTGA